From Bradyrhizobium erythrophlei:
AAGAAGCTCGCCAACGCTTCCGAGGGCCGCAACTTCATCGAGACCGTGTGGGGCCGCGGCTACGTGCTGCGCGAGCCGCACGAGGCCGAAGAGCGCATCCCCGCCTGATCACTGGGTCCTGCCGGGAGCCCGCCGGGCTCTCTCCTCCCAGACTGGACCCCGCCACAAATGGCGGGGTTTTTGTTTTTGTGCGTCGCGGCGGCTACGCGCTGATTCTAGCGTTTTTTGGCAGCGCGCTTCCTGGCGGATTTCTTGGCCGATTTCCTGGCCGATTTCTTCGCGGACTTCCCGGCCGTTTTCCTCTTGGCTGCTTTCTTCGTCGGCTTCTTGGCCGGCCGCTTGCCGGCTTTCTTTTTCTTTGCCGTCTTGACGGTTTTTTTGGCCGCCTGGACGCTGGACGACCTCTTTGTCGCTGACTTCTTCTTCGCGGCCGCCTTCTTCCTCGGCTTTTTTGCCGGTTTCTCGGTGGCCGGGCCCGCGGCGGGCTGCGCCGGGGCTGCGGGCTTCTGGCCTGGCGACGCGACGCCCGAAGAGGCGGTGTCGCCGCCGCCCGCCGCCGCCAGCCAGAACCGCAACTCCGGCGCCTTCTCGTCTGGACCTGCGATGTAACGCTCCTGCCATTTGTCGTCGGCTTCCAGTGGCTTGCCGAAGATATCGGGATGCTCCTTGAGCAGGAAGCGCCAGGCATAATGGTCGTAGAGATCGAGCACATGGCAGGCATAAGCTTCCGCCAGCCCGCGGTGACCGCGGATGATCACCATGTTCTCGTCATTGTTGTGCGAGGCGCGGAAGCCGAGATTGTGCGAGCCGGTGACCACCGTGCAGTTGTCGCTGAAGGGGTCGATCACCACGATCTTGTTGTGAATGATGGCAAAGCCGTACTTTGCCAGCTCCGCTTCCCACAAGCCAAACGCATCGTCCTTGGTGACGGCTCCCGCCGGCACCGCACGCGAATCGGGCTTGGCCGACGCCAATTTGGCGCCCTTTTTCTTGGGCTTTCCCGGTTCGCCGACCACCGTGACCTTGGCATCGGACCCGGCCGCCTGATCCGCACCATCGCCCTGCTCGGTCGCGCCGCCCTGATGCAGGGCTTCCGAGAAATTGAGCGCCCGCTGCGGGCTGGTCAACGCGCCGCGAACGAACAAATCGGGATTTTTCGCCAGCGCCCGGCCGGCCGCGTCGAGGATCGAATTGTTGCCGGGATCGAAGGCAAGGAACAGCACCGCCTGCTTGGCGCCGTTGATCAGGTCGAACACCCTGTTCATGTCGTTCGGCGTTTCCTTGGGCGGACTGACCAGCTTGTGCTGCGTGTTCGGCGAAAACATCACCTCGACGGTGACGCCGTTGCCGAGGCTGATCGGCTTGGCGATCGAGCCGTCGTTGTTCTCATGGGTGAAATCGCGCAGCGCCGGCGACTGCAATTTCTTCTCGTCTCCCCCGGCGGCGTCGATATCCGCCTTCAACGCGTTCCAGTAGTCCATATAGCGCTGGGCGATTTCGGCAGATTCGATCACCAGTGCGTTGTTGGTTTGCGTGCACAGCCCGGTGGAGGTCCAGTTGGTCGACCCCGACAGCACAGCTGTGGGCGCGCCCTTATCGCTCAAGACCAGGAATTTGTTGTGCGGAATATCGCCCTTGCCGAGAATGCGGTCGATCACGTTCACGCCCGCCGCCTTCAGCGCGGCCCGGTTGGCCGAATCGCCATCCTCGATCGCCTTCTTCGTCTTTGGATCGACGGATTGCTCGTTGCCAAGGATCACGTCGCGGCTTTTCGGATTCGCCTGCAGACGCTTTTCGAGCCCGTTGGGATCGTTGAGCTCATAGAGCGCGCCATGAATAATGCCGCCGCCCTTGTCGGCACGATCGAGCAGCGAGGTCACGCCTTCGGATAGCTGACCCGTCAGCCGGATCCGTATCGGGTCGGCGGGATCGAGAATGTGAGGCGCCAGCGCGTTGATGCTGGGCTTGTCGTTCAGCGCGTGGCTCAGCGCCTGGGTCGCGGTGATACCGCGGTTGAAATAAACGTTGAACGGCGGGCGCTGCGGCGTCAGCGTGACCTTGTTGCTGAGCAGAGGGTCGACACCTGCGAGCGGGGTCAACGCGGCGCCCGGGCTTCCGCCCATCGGCACGATGCGGTATTGGTAGGTCCCGCCGCGTTTTGCAAACAGATCCTTCCACCAGAATTTCTGGACAGGCGCCTGTTCGGTCGTCAGATTGGCGGCGTTCTGGTTTGCGAATCGCGCCAGCGCCGGCAGAACCGTTTCCTTGCCGTTGGCGTCGATATCAATTTGATGAATGGCGAAGCCGAGACAGCCATCGAGGTGGCGATCGAAGGTCCAGGCGACGACGGCAATATCATTGTTGGAGAATGCGACTGCGGGCATCGAAACGCTCCTCTTCTGCCAGCAAGGCCAATTTTGCCAGCAAGGCCAAGATAACGGCACGTTGTCGATAGATAATTATACACGCTAAATGAGAATAGCGAAACCATATATGAGCTACTTCACACGGCGCGAAGCAACATGATCCTTCAGTCACTGGCCGGATTGCCGGCATTCCTGGTTTATTTCTGCACGGCGATCATTGCCGTCGTCGCCTACCTCTTCGTCTATACCCGTGTCACGCCGCACAATGAATTCCAGCTGATCCGCGACAACGATCCGGCAGCCGCGATTGCCTTGGGCCTCAGCCTGCTCGGCTTTACGCTTCCGGTGGTTAGCGCCATCGCCCATTCCGCCAATATCGTGGATTGCCTGGTCTGGAGCGTAATCGCGCTGATCGTCCAGATCGTGGTTTATTTCATCGTCAAGATCCCGATTCCGAACCTGTCGGCACGGATCGCGGCGGGCGAACTCGCCTCCGCCATCTGGCTCGGGCTTGCTTCGCTTGCCGCAGGCGCGCTCAACGCCGCCTCGATGATCTATTGATGATGGCAAACCAGCCCACCACGGAATTCGGCAAGCGCAGACCGGTCGTGATCCCAACGGTTCAACCGGTGAAGCGATCCAACCATGTGGCGCTGCTTCTGATGGGCACCTTCGCGGTCGGCGGGGCCGCCTACGCGCTGATGCCGGGCGAGAATTGCGGACAGCGGCCCGGACTGGCGTCGGACGCGAACGCGCAATGCCCGCCGCGCGGATCTTCATCCGGCAGCGGCGGCGGTTCGTTATCGTCGCGGAGCAGTTTCTTCGGCAGCGACGACTCATCCGGCCGGCAATCCTCCGCCGCCTCGTCCGATTCCGCTTCAGCCAAGGTGACCCGCGGCGGATTCGGCGGCTTTGCGCATGCTTTCGCGGCGCATTTTTCCGGTGGCGGCTGACCGGGCGGCCCTAACGCGGATGCGCGGCTACGCCGCCGGGTCGCTGGTCTTGATGGTCTCGCAGGCAAGCGCTGCGGCGCTCCAGGCGGGAATTGACTGAGGCCGCTCGGCGGCTTGCTTACTCGCATCGGCCGCCGGCCCTTCGGCTCCGCCGAAGTTTGATTCGAAAACCAGGCTTTCAGCAACGACGGCGTCGACTGTACTTCGCTTTTCCATGATGCCCTCCATATTTGGTCATTGCCATCCTGATACGATTCCTGACCCGCGCCATGATCCTGATCAAAGAGGCCGATAGAGTTCGCAGCGAGCCCCCGGTAATCTCGCGGGCCAGTGGTTTGCGCCCCGGGTGCCGCCGGCCCGATTATTGCGGCTTGACGCAGGCTGCCTTGGCGATGACGCTCTCCTTCCATAAAATTGCGCCACGGCGATCGTAGAGTGAAAATTCCGGGAGGTGATCATGTCCCGTCGATCATGCGCGATTTTGACCGCAGCCTTGCTTTGCGCAGCGTATCCGGCGCTCGGCCAGCAACTGCCGGATGGCCCCGGCAAGGAATTGGCGCAAGCCAATTGCAATATCTGTCATGCGCTGCTGAGCCGCGTTGGCGCGGGCTATACGCCAGAGGGCTGGAACACCGTGCTGCAGATGATGATCAACCAGGGCGCTCCCCTGCCGGCGGATCAAATCGAGCCGCTCAAGGTCTATCTGATCAGGAGTTTTCCGGAAAAGGGCAAGCCCGCCGGGGCGGTGATCCCTGGGCCCGCGAAAATCTCGTTCAGGGAATGGCAGGCGCCGACGCCGGGCTCGCGGCCGCATGACCCGCTGGCGGCGAGCGACGGCTCGCTGTGGTACACGGGCCAATTGGCCAACGTGCTCGGCCGGGTCGATCCGAACAGCGGCGAAATCAGGGAGTTTCACCTCAAGACCGCGCATTCCGGACCGCACGGCCTGAAGGAAGATTCCGACGGCAACATCTGGTACACCGGCAACACCGGCTCGCTGATCGGCAAGCTCGACCCGAAGACCGGCGCGGTCACCGAATATCCAACGCCGGAAACCGGCGATCCGCATACGCTGATCTTCGACGATGCCGGCATCCTGTGGTTCACGATGCAGAACGCCAACCGCATCGGCCGTCTCGACCCCAAGACCGGCGAGATCAAGCTTTTGACGCCGCCGACGGCCAATGCGCGCCCCTACGGCATGGCGCTGAATTCCAAGGGCATCGTATTCTTCGTCGAGTTCGGCACCAACCAGGTCGGCAGCGTCGATCCGAAGACGCTGGAATTCCACGAATACAAGCTGCCGGATCCGGCGTCGCGGCCGCGGCGCATCGCGATCACCAGCGACGACATCGTCTGGTACTCGGATTATTCCCGCGGCTATCTCGGCCGGCTCGATTCCACGACCGGCAAGGTGACGGAGTGGCCATCCCCGAGCGGGCCGAAGTCCGAGCCCTATGGCATTTCGGCGATCTCCGATGTCATCTGGTACAGCGAGTCCGGCTCGACGCCGAACACGGTGGTGCGCTTCGATCCCAGGACCGAAAAATTCCAAAGCTGGGCGATCCCCGGCGGCGGCAACATCGTTCGCAACACGTCGGTCACGCGCGACG
This genomic window contains:
- a CDS encoding virginiamycin B lyase family protein is translated as MSRRSCAILTAALLCAAYPALGQQLPDGPGKELAQANCNICHALLSRVGAGYTPEGWNTVLQMMINQGAPLPADQIEPLKVYLIRSFPEKGKPAGAVIPGPAKISFREWQAPTPGSRPHDPLAASDGSLWYTGQLANVLGRVDPNSGEIREFHLKTAHSGPHGLKEDSDGNIWYTGNTGSLIGKLDPKTGAVTEYPTPETGDPHTLIFDDAGILWFTMQNANRIGRLDPKTGEIKLLTPPTANARPYGMALNSKGIVFFVEFGTNQVGSVDPKTLEFHEYKLPDPASRPRRIAITSDDIVWYSDYSRGYLGRLDSTTGKVTEWPSPSGPKSEPYGISAISDVIWYSESGSTPNTVVRFDPRTEKFQSWAIPGGGNIVRNTSVTRDGNFLLANSLVNGVTLVTIEK
- a CDS encoding DUF350 domain-containing protein; this translates as MILQSLAGLPAFLVYFCTAIIAVVAYLFVYTRVTPHNEFQLIRDNDPAAAIALGLSLLGFTLPVVSAIAHSANIVDCLVWSVIALIVQIVVYFIVKIPIPNLSARIAAGELASAIWLGLASLAAGALNAASMIY
- a CDS encoding phospholipase D-like domain-containing protein; the encoded protein is MPAVAFSNNDIAVVAWTFDRHLDGCLGFAIHQIDIDANGKETVLPALARFANQNAANLTTEQAPVQKFWWKDLFAKRGGTYQYRIVPMGGSPGAALTPLAGVDPLLSNKVTLTPQRPPFNVYFNRGITATQALSHALNDKPSINALAPHILDPADPIRIRLTGQLSEGVTSLLDRADKGGGIIHGALYELNDPNGLEKRLQANPKSRDVILGNEQSVDPKTKKAIEDGDSANRAALKAAGVNVIDRILGKGDIPHNKFLVLSDKGAPTAVLSGSTNWTSTGLCTQTNNALVIESAEIAQRYMDYWNALKADIDAAGGDEKKLQSPALRDFTHENNDGSIAKPISLGNGVTVEVMFSPNTQHKLVSPPKETPNDMNRVFDLINGAKQAVLFLAFDPGNNSILDAAGRALAKNPDLFVRGALTSPQRALNFSEALHQGGATEQGDGADQAAGSDAKVTVVGEPGKPKKKGAKLASAKPDSRAVPAGAVTKDDAFGLWEAELAKYGFAIIHNKIVVIDPFSDNCTVVTGSHNLGFRASHNNDENMVIIRGHRGLAEAYACHVLDLYDHYAWRFLLKEHPDIFGKPLEADDKWQERYIAGPDEKAPELRFWLAAAGGGDTASSGVASPGQKPAAPAQPAAGPATEKPAKKPRKKAAAKKKSATKRSSSVQAAKKTVKTAKKKKAGKRPAKKPTKKAAKRKTAGKSAKKSARKSAKKSARKRAAKKR